tgagaaaaaccagctatgGCCTGATACTGTATCTTTAAGTGGGTGTAATAGTATTTCAGAGCGTTGCCATGAGGAGTAAAGGAAAGAAGGCATATAAATTTTGCCATCCAGTCTGGTGatatagcaagtgctcaataaatgctagctgaTCATACTGACAATGGTGAAGGCACTAACAGTAATAGTAACCTTTTGGAGCCTTGGTTTCTGCCTCTGTAAAAGGGGATGAACATAGTCCCTCCTCCATAGGATGTCACCCATTGGCTGACCAGAGGACACAGACCAGGTACCCCCAACCCTTCATCTGCCGAGGGCTGCTCTTTCCATCTGCCCCCAGATGGACCCCATGTCTGGAAATATTTTGGTCTCCAACCTACATGTATTATGCGGTTCCCCCGTTTGTCCATGTAAAGTCCACTCAGAGTGTGTGCACCTGCTGAGGAGTATGTCTGGCCAGAGGGAAAGGCGAAGCTTGGGCCTGCAGCTTAAAGCCAAAGAATGCGACGTGGGGGTCCAGCAGCTGCTGGGGTCTCCATGGAAGCGTTGGGGGGGTGGTGCAGGCAGAAAGCAGACAGCACTCTCCCAAGACATTAGCAAAGGGAGTTCAGTGGAGGGAGGTGACAGTGTGAGGGAATCCACACAGAATAGTGAGGCCCCAGGAACTAGCAAGGGGTCGGCTGTAACACCCCCGAGCCAAGGAGCAAGCGGGGGGACCCAGGGAACTGGAGCCAGAGAGATCGGGAGCCTTGGAGGAAAGGCTGCCCACCAGAGCTTGCTATGGAAGAAGGCAGTCACAGCCCTGCCTtctcatgcatgtgtgtgtgtgcgtaagCATGTGCACACGTGTGGGTGCAAGTACCCCAACCCCTcactcctcccaccctccagtCTCCTACTGTTGCCTCCCCTCACCAAATCCAAATGGCAATCAAAGGGGATGGCAGCCTGGGCGATGTGGTCTGTAGAGGCAGCCTCCAGGTGCAGAGCTGGTCTGGGGACAGCCCAAATCAAGTGGACGCTAGCCAGGATCGCCTCGCAGGCTGGCCACGGCTTTCCTCCACGTCAGTGGAGCGTGACCAGCAGACACTCAGACCTTCGTCTCCCACAGCCGCTACGTCCTCCACATCCAAGGCAGCCAGGGCATCGGCAGCCCCGGGGGGATCCGCTGgaacctctgcctctgcctgctgctcgCCTGGGTCATCGTGTTCCTCTGTATCCTCAAGGGTGTGAAGTCCTCAGGCAAGGTGAGGCCCGAGGGGCCGGGAGGGGTGAGGgcctctgggaggaggcagggcatgGACTGAACCTaagaggtgaggggaagggaaagggcacGGAGCTGGGGAAGATGTAGAGGCAAGGACGGGCTAGGAACTTGCCGAGGGCAGGACCTATTTGTTATTCAGGTTTATGTCCTGACCGAGTGCTGGCACTCTGAAGCGGCTAGGCAAGTGTTTCCCGGAAGCTCAGAGGGCGGCTGTGAATCAGAGCCCTTTGAGAGGCAAGTGGCCAGAACCCAGTTGTCACAACTGGAAAATCCAGAGTGTGCTGGATTGACTGGGTCCAGGAGGCGAGTGGAGGGAACATCCCGCCCACAGGCCCcataaggcccgagaaatcattgggtccggccctgccaaagcacgaggggtgagttaatgaagtGTCTGACCAAGCAGAGCAGGCTCATTCTCAGTTGGTAATTTTGTgtggcctgcgaatgatgttataaatagccAATGGGCCTGGGCAGAACAGAGTCTAGGGCTTCCATTAGCATGATCAGGACTGTGGTTCTCCCGTCCATCTCGCAGCAGTCTTCTCGGGCTTCATTCCGTATGCAGTCGCCCAGCAGCTCTGGGCCACACTTTACATGCTGAGGGAAGGGCTCTCCCTTCCCCAGTTTGCAGAATCCTAGACGTGAGTCTTACTGGGTAAGCTGGGTCGCCATACCCATCCCTGAACCAGCCACTGTGGCCAGGAGGGGGGCGTGCTGGGCCCACCGCGGGAGCCAGAATGGAGTCAGCCCAGCTGGGGAGAGTCGGGGCTGTTCTCTGAAGGTCAGCGAGATGCCGGGCAGACTAAGCCACAGGTGTCCACTTTAGGTGACGAAGGGAGAGGAGGCCGTAAAGCAGTCTGGAAGGACTTGGAAACCTGAGCGGTTTACTTAGTCATTTATAAATCAGAACTGGTTCCTCTGCAAAGCACTCAGAAGTGATGTCCATCTGGAAGAGAACCATTAAAAGAAACACTAGGAAGCCAGAGAAGAAAGCctttagaaagagaggagaggTCATCGGGTGCAAGCCAACACAGCGGGGAGCCTGGGACTCACGGTGTCTGCTGAGGGCAGAGACAGGGCAGCGGGGAGTCTGGGAATGCCCAGCTGATGATCATGCTGGCTGATGACCACATGGGGTGGgtttgctggggggaggggacatgtgGGGCAGGAGGCTCTTCTGACCTTCAGGGGAGGGGTGATGGTGGCCTGGACTGGGCCACAGTAGACCTGGAGGGGGTGGATGGATTTGGGCAGCCTTGGGAAGCAGTGACAGGACTTTGCTGATGGTATCGGTgtgaggaaagagggaggaagggagaggggtaaagagggagggagggagggagggagggagggagggagggagggagggaggggaaaagaagcATCATAGGTTGATGGCTGTTTCCCACCTTGGGAGTAAGATGGGGCTTTCTAGAAGAGGATCAGGGCAGAGGAAGTCACCCTGCCTTCCATTCCCACTTAACGCCTCTCAGGTGGTGTATTTCACGGCCACGTTCCCCTACCTCATTCTGGTCATGCTGCTGATCCGCGGAGTCACTCTCCCAGGGGCCTGGAAGGGCATCCAGTTCTATCTCACCCCCCAGTTCCACTACCTGTTGTCTTCCAAGGTGAGGCCATTGGGACTAGGGtgcggagggagggggcaggcctgACCTGGGAAGTGGAAATAGGGATCCCTGGAGGAAagagtgggcagggggtgggaatCCCTCACGCGGTCAGCCTccagtaccaggcactgtgctcagtccTGTCTTCTTCATTTATTGTTCTCGACAATTCTATGAAGTAGACATTattctcccatttcacagatgaaaaaaactGAGGCCTGAAAGAGTCAGTGATCAGCTTACAGTTACATAGGgagtggcaaagctgggattcTAACCTCGATCTGTTTGATTCCAAACCCCACGGAGGGCATTTTGTAATATTAGTCACAACAACAATGTTACTGATGGCTatcatttcttatttattgacAACTGACTGTGCCTAACCACGCTCTCAGCACTTTGCATATATGtagtcatttaatcctcatcacCACCCTACTCCCATTCCCTTATTGCAGAgggacctgaggcccagagaggtgatgTGGCTTTCCCACGCGATACAGCCAGAGAGTGGTAGAGCTAGGGTCCAAACCCAGGTCCCTCTGACTCCAGGAAGGAAGTTTAAGGGTTACATGGGCTTGTTGTCCACATGAATTTCCTGAAAATCTTACATGAGGAACTGCTTCCTTCAGAACGAGACCAAACTTAGAGGTTGCCTTCTAGATCCTGGATGGGGAAACTGGGGCCCTGAGAGGCACAGTGTGAGTGTTGGAGCTGGGTTTGCTCCCAGCCCAAGTCACCTGTGGGCCAGGCCCTTCCCCACGCCATCCCTGGACCTATTGGCtggctctctccccacctccttcctcctgTTTCCCTGGCCCTCTGACACCACGGTGTGCCAGCTGCCTCTCTTTGTGCTCCGTCTGCATCCTTCCTGCCACAGGTGTGGATCGAAGCTGcccttcagatcttctactcccTGGGTGTGGGCTTCGGGGGTCTCCTCACCTTTGCCTCCTATAACACGTTTCACCAGAACATCTATCGGTCAGTgcagcctcctgggccccagggccgcagctgggaggagaggggggggcggggaggacttCTCCGGGCGATGTTCACCCGGCCTGCGCCTGGACTTCTCCTGGCAGAGACACCTTCATCGTCACTCTGGGCAACGCCATCACCAGCATCCTGGCCGGCTTCGCCATCTTCTCCGTGCTGGGCTACATGTCTCAGGAGCTGGATGTGCCTGTGGACCAAGTTGCCAAAGCAGGTGGGCAGGCTGCCCGGCCCTGGTAGGCAAGGGTGTGTGTTGGGCACAGCTGGGGCTGGAAAGTGAGCCTGTGTGTGGACCAGAAAGGATGTGGATGGGCGTGTGgagtgtgtgtatgcacatgcatGCAGGTGCGCAGAGATGAACGTGTCTCGGCTGGTCTCTGGGTGGCCACGTGCAAGTGAGTGTGCATTAACCTGTGTCCAGAGATATAGGAACTTCTGTATGAGACTGTCTTATATTTGCCACATTAGTAACTCTCCTTGCTTGTCCAAATGAGTCATATCCTGAATTGAGATGTCTGTGTGCAAGTGAATCGATGTTGTGAGTGATCTTGGGAATCAGTGTCTTGTGCCATGGACATGTTTAAGCACGTGTGTTAGTGGGATTGTTTGTGCAAATGGTCGTGTACATAAGTGTATTCAAAGGCGGTATTACtaatttattcattattcattacTAATTCATTTATTCTATCAACTTACGTTTCCTGAGCACTGACAATGTGCTGGCATGTGTCCTAGGAGTTAATAGAGTATCAGAAGTGTGCAGTTAGTGGACAGCTTTGGGTTTGCTCAGGTGGGTGTAGGCGACCATGAGTGTGTGAGTATGGATGTGGGGCCTGCCACGTGCCCCAGGCTGCTGACCCCGTGTGCCCTTGGCCCAGGCCCCGGCCTGGCCTTTGTCGTCTACCCACAGGCCATGACCATGCTGCCTCTGTCGCCCTTCTggtcctttctcttcttcttcatgCTGCTGACTCTCGGTTTGGACAGTCAGGTGAGCCTTGTCCGTACCACTAGGTGCCTCGGGGCACGTGCgctgtgtgtacctgtgtgtgcGTGAGAGGTGTGACTGTGTGCGTgatctgggtgtgtctgtgatgTCTGTGGGTGTGATATGTgcgtctgtgtctctgtgtgtgcctgtgatgtgtggtgtgtgtgtgtgtgtctgtgtatcgtgtctgtctgtgtgtctatgtgtaATGTGTCTGGAGtgtgatatatgtgtgtgtctgtgatgtgtgtgatgtgtgtgtgtgtctgtgtatcgtgtctgtgtgtctatgtgtaATGTGTCTGGAGtgtgatatatgtgtgtgtctgtgatgtgtgtggtgtgtgtgtgtgtctgtgtatcgtgtctgtctgtgtgtctatgtgtaATGTGTCTGGAGTGTGatatatgtgtgtgcctgtgtggtgtgtgtccatgtctgtgtGAGTGTACGTGTGTGgcggagacagaactcagaaaccCCCTTCCTTCCCCGCAGTTTGCCTTTCTGGAGACCATTGTGACAGCTGTGACGGATGAGTTCCCCTACTACCTGCGACCCAAGAAGGTGGTGTTCTCAGGGCTCATCTGCGTGGCCATGTACCTGATGGGGCTGGTCCTCACCACTGACGTGAGTGGCTTTGGGGACAGGTGGCTGGtgggcgaggctgggaggacactTGGGCAGTGTCTGTGGCCAGGCTGTGCACTCCCTGAACCACCCACTTTCTTGACCTCTTTGGGAGGAGCCTAGAGCACCTCAGACCCTCTCTCCCAAGGGGCACCTTGGCCTATGACGCAGGGTCGTGGCTTTGGAGTCTGAAAGACCTGGTTCAAGCCTCGCTCCTGCACTTGCTGAGTGAACTCAGGACAAGTGGCTTCACCTCCCTGAGTCTGTTTTCCCATCGGTTAAATGGGGGGCCTGCACCTAAGGCTGCTGTCAGACTCAAATAGGGCGTGGCGGGtggacggtgggggggggggtgctgacaTCAGCTGGCTCTCCCCGCTggcctggctgcttcctgcctaGAGAAGGGGCTGCAGCAGGGAGCCTGGCTGTGGTGAGGGGACCCCAGAGCTGTGACTTGTATTCCAGGGGGGCATGTACTGGCTGGTCCTTCTAGACGATTACAGCGCCAGCTTCGGGCTCATGGTGGTGGTGATCACCACATGCCTCGCTGTCACCCGGGTATATggtgagaggggctgggagaggtggagttgaggctccccctgtgggagagggGAGTCCCCCAGCAATTGGGTGCCTGTTCCCAAGGGCCCATGTTTTGGGTGGGGGCcactggggtggaggaggggctgctggcaCTTGTGGGGCCTCTGGAAGggacctgtgggaggggcctgtgggagggacctgtgggtggggcctgtgggagggacctgtgggaggggcctgtgggaggggcctgtgggtggggcctgtgggagggaccTCTGGGAGggacctgtgggaggggcctgtgggaggggcctgtgggaggggcctatgggtggggcctgtgggaggggcctgtgggtggggcctgtgggaggggcctgtgggtggggcctgtgggagggacctgtgggaggggcctgtgggaggggcctatgggtggggcctgtgggagggacctgtgggaggggcctgtgggtggggcctgtgggaggggcctgtgggaggggcctgtgggagggacctgtgggtggggcctgtgggagggacctgtgggaggggcctgtgggaggggcctatgggtggggcctgtgggagggacctgtgggaggggcctgtgggtggggcctgtgggaggggcctgtgggaggggcctgtgggtggggcctgtgggagggacctgtgggaggggcctgtgggaggggcctgtgggtggggcctgtgggaggggcctgtgggaggggcctgtgggaggggcctgtgggaggggcctgtgggtggggcctgTGGAAGggacctgtgggaggggcctgtgggagggacctgtgggtggggcctgtgggaggggcctgtgggaggggcctgtgggtggggcctgtgggaggggcctgtgggaggggcctgtgggaggggcctgtgggtggggcctgtgggaggggcctgtgggaggggcctgtgggtggggcctgtgggtgggacctgtgggaggggcctgtgggaggggcctgtgggtggggcctgtgggaggggcctgtgggaggggcctgtgggtggggccaTGCTCCTCTCCTCCTGGTGCAGGCATCCAGAGGTTCTGCCGGGACATCCACATGATGCTGGGCTTCAAGCCGGGCTTCTActtcagggcctgctggctgttCCTGACCCCGGCCACCCTCCTGGtaactggggtgggtgggagggctgctggctggggcccagggctgaaAGCAGGGCCCCTCTGGGCATTCAGTCTGGTAGGGCTGAGGGGGTGGGCTGGGCACCAGGATcaggtctcctctcctcccccgaGATGCCCTCAGCCTTTGTGTCTGTGCTGGGCCTAGTCCTCAGTTTGGTTGGCAAAATGGATGCGGCTTTCTCGGGCCTCTGGGCCTTGGGCTGGGCCTTGAGGCTCCCCTTTCTCAGCcgtggggtgggagcaggtcaGAGATAGACCATCTCAGCAATTAGGGTTCTTCAGAGCTGGGCTGTCCCAGGCCTGGGCATCGGGTGAGCTTGAGCAGAGCTAGCTCAGGCTCCAAAACAAAGATGGACCATCACAGGTTCTGGCACCACGTAGGACTGGGCTATCTCAGACACTGGGTGTCTCGGCTGGGCTGTCTCAGGCTTTGGgatggccctgggctgggctttCTCAGGCCTTAAGGTAGCTGAGGCCCGGGCTATCCTAAGCCCTGGGGCCAGAAGGCGCACTGTGATGCTGGgagccccctccctgcaggccctgcTGGTGTATAGCATCGTCAAGTACCAGCCCTCCGAGTACGGCAGCTACCGCTTCCCAGCCTGGGCGGAGCTGCTGGGCATCCTGATGGGCCTGCTGTCCTGCCTCCTGATCCCAGCCGGCATGCTGGTGGCTGTGCTTCGAGAGGAGGGCTCGCTCTGGGAGGTGAGTCGGCCGCCACCTTGCCTGCCCTCAGCCTCCCCAGCCTGTGGCCTGGCCCTGGCTCACCTGCTAAAACGGAAAAGTTTTGCACCAATACCTGATCCAGGGCCTTGCAGGCAGGCTTCTTTTAAGAGCAGTTTTTCTAACCAGTACCCTGAGCTCTGAATCAGCTCAAACCTGTTTGGGCGGAGGTAGGCTCGCAGGCCTGCCCTGCGGCCCCTCATATCACACAGGGACTCTGGGGGCCACAATCCAAAGACCACCAATGTCAGCCAACGACTGCTTGTCCGGGGAGAGGACAAGGGACTTACCCCACAGTGAGTCAGGCAGGGTCAGGACGTGAACTCTGGTCGCCAGCCCAGAGCTTCCCTAAGGGACTCAGGGGCAGAAGGCAACATTGAGGGACCCCCGAGGGGGgctgtctccctcttcctgtgTCCAGGAGCCCTGCTGTGGGGCTCCTGGGAAAGGGAGGATGGCGTGAGCCCTCCTCATGGCCAGGGCTTTGTGGAGAGACCCACGGGGATCTGCAAACCTCAGAAGAGGGGGGTCGTGACCCTTTGTGGGCGCATGGGCTTGCTGTGACGCTGTGTGGTCACGGAGAGATCCcgccccctctgagcctcagggtGCCCTCTTTATACTGAGCCCTTCACCGCTGAGGCCATGGGCGCGGAGTCCTCTGGTGGCAAGAGGCTGTCATAGTGAGCAGAGCTGAATgagcctgcaggccaggagaGAGAGCCTGGGAACCCCACCTCCTACCCCCGCACCCCATCAGAGGTGTGTGGGTCCAGCTAGTACTGCCTCATGAGAGCCAATTGTGAAATATTCGGGAATGTCGTTAGCCACTTGTCAAAGCATTGATAGCTTGAGGACACTGGGGGGAATATTTGCACGACTGCACTTGACTGCACATCAGGCCTtctgtcccctcacccccctccccagcctgctttCCAGCACACTACTCCCCACTCCCCAAACAGCTGCCCTGCCCTTCGGCTGTCCCTCAGGGGGCTCGGAGCCCTTCCTGGCAGAAGTGGGTGTGGCCGCCCTGCCCAGACCACAGGGGTCCTGGAGTCCAGCCACCGCTCTGCCTCCAGCTGCCGTGTGACTGGAGGCAGACCCCTTGCCTTCCCTGAACGTCAGGAGCCCCACTCGTGCTACCACAGAAAACGCGTCTCCCTGCTCGAGAGCCAGGGTGTCtgtagagggaaggaggaagaggggctgCTCAGGTGAAGGGCTCCAGTCCCCCTGGAAGGTTATGGTTCCCAAGCCTTGCTCTGccgccccagctgcccacagccggTTGGAGAGGCatgtggttgggggtggggctggggcagcagaAGAGTCATTGTCCAGCTCGAGTGAGGCCTTCAGAGACCAGGGCTTCTGGCCCGGACAGACGCCTGCCTGACTTGACAAGGTGATCGGGATGGAAGATGAGGGGAGGGCGTTCCAGGCAGAAAACCATTAGTGCAgaggccagaggcaggaggggctggcatgTTTGGGGGGAACAAGGAGGTCAGTGTGACTGCACCAGAGAGGGTAGAGGGAGAGTGGCAGGAGGAagtcagggaggaaggcaggggccaGGACACGGAGGCCGTGACGAGCACTTAGGATTTCATTCCAAGTGAGGTGCCACGCCATTGGCAGGTTTCTGAGCAGCGGGGTGACATGCTCTTCATAGATTTTAATAAGTGTCGCCATGTTTGAGTGCAGAGCCATGCTaggccctgggctgagggcaTGGCGTACACTCTTACCCCTGAACCTGCACCGCTGGGCTCCACTTACTGTCGGTTGTCTTTCCTTCTTGGAGAGTCTGGGGCCCTTTTTCCTGGCAGGGCAGTGGGCTTCCGAAATGTGGTTTGAGGAAGAAGGAACCTAGAATGTCCAGGCTTACTCATCCCTGTAGTCAGCTTCCTCCTTCCATGGAAATGGGGCCTCGGAGAGGGAAAGGTCGGACACCAGAGTCCGAATGAGGCCGAGAGGAAGGTCAGAGCTAAATCCTGCCTCAGTTCTCCAAGTCCACGGCTCTTTCCCCAAAGCCGCCAGCTCCTTAGGTCGGAGCATTTTAGGGAAAGGGACGCAGAACGGGCCCCTGTATTGGCTTCCACGCAGCCATAACCAGAGCCACCGTTTCCTGGGCCTTACCCTGCACAGCAACCCTAACCGGCATCCTGAGTCCCAGTTACGAGGAAACAGAGCTTACATTCTGTGCCCAAAGGCCACCCAGCCTGAAAGTGGCAGGCAGAGCACGAGTCTCATCCAGGCATGTGACTCAGTCCCCAGGGCGGGTAACAGCACCCCCATCCCCGGGCTGTTGCAAGGACTAACCCAGGGGATGTGGAAGGTCTTTgctgggtgccgggtgccgggtgccgggTGCTGGGCCCCAGGACGCACTGCTTGAGCGCGGGCTGTTCCCACCGCTGTCTTTGGTCCGCTGCAGAGGCTCCAGCAGGCCAGCCGGCCGGCCATGGACTGGGGCCCGTCGTTGGAGGAGAACCGGACAGGCATGTACGTGGCCACGCTGCCAGGTAGCCAGTCGCCCAAGCCGCTGATGGTGCACATGCGCAAGTACGGGGGCATCACCAGCTTCGAGAACACCGCCATCGAGGTGGACCGAGAGATTGCCGAGGAGGAGGAGTCTATCATGTGAGGCAGGAAGCAGATGGACAGGAGGTCCTGCCCCAGTGCAAAGGCAGCTGCGACCTCTGGGGTTCTGGGAGGCCCGAGGCTGTGggaggttgccatggtgtggccaGTCCTCAATGCAAGTCCTTCTTTGTGGTCTCTGCCTCCCCTGAAACCTCCATctaccccctacacacacacacacacacacacacacacacacacacacacacattccaagCTGAGAATGATCTAGCTCAGCCCTCACTTCACAGATGGATAAAccgaggccagggaggaggactTGCCTGAGGTCTCATGGCAGAGGGGACTGAACCCCAGGCCTCCTGACCAGCCAGCTCCCTTTCTCTTGTGGCAGCTGGCACTACCCTCTCATCTGtgtccagggcacaggcccctcCCTTTTCTCAGGGAGCCTGCCCCCAAGCCCTCCACACAGCCCGAACCTTGAGCAGGCAGACACTCAGAGTGTCGGGAGGCCCATCGGGCCCCGGGCATCGAGGGTTAACAAGTCGAGTAGGAGAAAGATCCCTCCTGGTTCGTGTGTGCAGGTCAGGTTTCCTGGAGGGTGGGCAAgttggaaagagaggaagaggaaggcagggtggggaaggcctctgggcaaggggctgacCCTGCCGGAGTAGAGATCAGCCTGtagcctcttcctcctgccccggGTCCAGGAGGAGGTCAAGAGCTGAGGAGCAGGAAGAGTGGCGGGAGAAGAAGGCACTAGGTAACAACAAGGTCTAAGTAAGGATGAGGAATATTGGGGAGGGGCTACGGGGTGGGCAGGGGATTGGCACGATCTGTGTGTGCTTTAGAGAGAATGTTGTTCTGGGTCAGTGTGCAGAGTGGTTAGAGGGGACGGGTGGAGGTGAGAGGCCTGTGGAGGACAGGCAAGAGGGGCTGGTGGCCCAGGCAAGGGTGATGGAGGTCACCCGAGCATGAGGGTGGAGAtagcagaaggcagctgacaccccaggcctggggccagaAGCCTTGGTATC
The sequence above is a segment of the Myotis daubentonii chromosome 5, mMyoDau2.1, whole genome shotgun sequence genome. Coding sequences within it:
- the SLC6A7 gene encoding sodium-dependent proline transporter; translation: MKKLQEAQLRKPVTPDLLMTPSDQGDVDLDVDFAADRGNWTGKLDFLLSCIGYCVGLGNVWRFPYRAYTNGGGAFLVPYFLMLAICGIPLFFLELSLGQFSSLGPLAVWKISPLFKGAGAAMLLIVGLVAIYYNMIIAYVLFYLFASLTSDLPWEHCGNWWNTDLCLEHRGSKDGNGALPLNLTSTVSPSEEYWSRYVLHIQGSQGIGSPGGIRWNLCLCLLLAWVIVFLCILKGVKSSGKVVYFTATFPYLILVMLLIRGVTLPGAWKGIQFYLTPQFHYLLSSKVWIEAALQIFYSLGVGFGGLLTFASYNTFHQNIYRDTFIVTLGNAITSILAGFAIFSVLGYMSQELDVPVDQVAKAGPGLAFVVYPQAMTMLPLSPFWSFLFFFMLLTLGLDSQFAFLETIVTAVTDEFPYYLRPKKVVFSGLICVAMYLMGLVLTTDGGMYWLVLLDDYSASFGLMVVVITTCLAVTRVYGIQRFCRDIHMMLGFKPGFYFRACWLFLTPATLLALLVYSIVKYQPSEYGSYRFPAWAELLGILMGLLSCLLIPAGMLVAVLREEGSLWERLQQASRPAMDWGPSLEENRTGMYVATLPGSQSPKPLMVHMRKYGGITSFENTAIEVDREIAEEEESIM